TttctctgaattattttagaTTTAGGCTCAATTTAGAGGCACCATTTGCAGAGTAAACAGATGCAAAGCAGGTTTAATCTCTTAAAACACACAGTGGGGAATTTCTACAGGTCAGATTGAAATATTAGCACAGAAAAGGGAGGTGTCCCCCCAGCcatggtggtgctgggggggtCAGAAGAGGAGGGATTGCTGAGACAGGAGCTGGGACTCTGCCATTTGCACCAAGTGACCTTCAGTCCATCCTTGAGGTCTCAGGCCTCTGGTGTCACCACCTCGAGGTGAGGACATCAGTTCTGCCCCATGGGGCTGGGAAGTGACAACACAGGACACCTTGAGGACTCTGGAACAAAGTTTGAAGGAAAAGAACCCATCAGTTACATGAATCCCACACAGAAAAGCCATGGCAGCAAAGGGCTGATGGCTCCAAGGTGGTTCCCACCAACACAGTCAATACCCACCCAGGAGCCAGCTGGGCATCAACACCCTGGACCACTACCCAGCCAGGCAGCCAGCttctgaaggaggaaaagcagagggaaaacaacATGGCAACGCAGGGAGCAAGGCTGGGAGTGCAGAGGAAGGGCATGGAAATGAGTGGTGGGGACTTGCAACGGGGTGCAGGGAGGACAGGGGCTTCAGGAAGGGTATGGGACAGGGGGCACGACCAGGTGGCACAGCAGGatcatcacagaatcccagactggtttgggtgggaagggaccttaaagatcatctagtcccaaccccctgcatgggcagggacacctcccaccagcccaggttgctccaagccccatccaacctgcccttcaacactgccagggatggggcagccacagttccctgggcaacctgttccaccatcctcatagtgaagaatttcttcctcatgtctaacctaaatctcccctcttccagtgtaAAGCCAgtcccccttgtcctattgctacatgcccttgccaagaagcccctccccatctttcgTGTAGGTCACCAACTCTCCCACCCCTTGGACTTCCAGAAAGCCAAGACCaccccaggctcaagctctgctcccagctccaggtCTCACTGTGAGCTGCTGCAAAGAGGACCAAGCCAAGCCCTTCCTGGGCCaccttcccatccctccctcaCACCAGCCCAGTGCCTGGAGGCCACAGGGTGTGTCTGATCCAGCTGCAAGGTCAGGCATTGGGCTTGGTACCTTCCTGCAGAGTCAGCAAGCCAAGGAGCTTTCCCACAACCATGGGACCAAGAGAGGGGCAGAGACCCGGccggggagcagggctgcttgAATAAAGCTGGAATAGAACTCCCCCCTAAAGCtgggctgccctgtgccagaATTAAACCCACCTTACCTGAGCTGAGCGTGGTGGGAACCATCACCCACCTGCACCCAGGTactgcccttccctcctcctgagCACTCTTTGTTCAACACCTGGACTCCCCCGAGCACCAGCTGTGTCACTCCACCACTCCAAGCCATCATGATTTTGCACCAGACATGACTTCAGGCAGCCCTGGATAAACGTGCAAGAACGGAGCCAGGACACACACTCTGCTCAAGCAACTACTGCCTAGAACAACAGAATCCCTTGAAAAAgcagaatcatggaatcccagactggtttgggtgggaagggaccttcaagaccacccagttccaaccccctgcatgggcagggacacctcccaccagcccaggttgctccaagccccatccaacctgcccttcaacactgccagggatggggcagccacagcttccctgggcaacctgggccaggctctcaccaccctcacagccaagaatttcctcctcatgtccaacctcaatctccctcttccagtctaaagccattccccctcatcccatcccatcccatgtAGAAAGTCCTTCAGAGGTGACCAAAGATCTCAAGAGCAAGAAAATTTACAACGACAAACCCCCCCCTCAGCTTATGGGTCTGTATCAAGATTTGGATGAGATGAATCAAACggttaaattaaaaaagggaaataagtAGATGGGGCTGTTAAGGCTTGTGTGTCCAACACCCCCCAGGGATGAGCTGAAAACGCAGCGACAACAACCCAGACCCCCCCGGGGCCTGAGAGCAACAGCCCAGGGGGGAACGCCCGGGAATCCTCAGGGCCCCAGAAAAGGGAAAgtatcagaggaaaaaaaaataaatccgtCCCGGCAGGACGTGACCCCGGGACACACGCAGCCCCGGGAACAccccttcttccccagctccgAACTCCTGAAAACCTGCAAGTTTTCGCCCACGTGGGTTTGCCGAGCTCCTCGGGCCGGACCCTCCCGGCTCCCAaccccgccgcctccccgggACGCCTGCTCCGCGGCGGCTGGAGCCGCCAGGGCAAAATTAACGCCGAACGACACCGAAAatcccacccccacccccccccccctccccgggctgAAGCAGAACGAACCACCAGGGCGAAGCCGAGCGGCACAAGCCCCCGCTGCCCtccccccgggcagccccccgGAGGTCGCTCCGTGGCCGCCCACCTGTCCCGGGGcccgggagcagccccagcccccccccacccagggcCCGTTACCCCGGGGCACCGGGCCCAggccccctgctccccccggCCCCACCGCCGGGCTCAGGCCCGCTGGCAGCCGCGGGGAGGGGCGGCGGAAGGCGGTGGGGGTGCGGGGCCCGGGCCCACCTCAGCcggtgtgtcccccccccccacgggAGCCGGTCCCGGGCCCACCTCAGCCGGTGCCCCCCCCCGGCCGTCACCTCGCAGCTGAACTCCATCTCGGCGTCCATGGTGGCGATGCGCACGGTGAAGGTCTTGGGCTGCTTCCTCTTGAGCGAGCTGAAGCTCATGCGGGAGGCGATGGCGCCGGCCATGGCGGAGGAGGCGGCTCAGCGCGGCGGCAGCGCCATGGCGGGGACCCCCGCCGCTCCGGGCCgcgcccgccccccccgcctCGCCATTGGCTGAGCGCCGACCGGGGCCCGCCTCCACGGGGCAGTGCAGCCAATGGAGAGGCCGGtgatggaggagagggagggaaagcgGCTGCGATTGGATAAAGAGGACGCCGATCAAAGGAAAGGGGAGGGGCGAGGCCGCCCCtcagagggagggggagaggaacggggcgggggagggggcgccccctggcggcgggCGGAGTGCAGGGCCCGCCGTGCGCATGCGCACAAGGTGGTGATGGGGATGGGCATTAGGACCCGGTAACAGAACTGGGAACCGGGGAGCAGGACTGGGACCGGGGCACCGGCAGCACCACCGTGATAACGGGACTGGGAGCAGTCCCGGGATCAAGGAACAGAACCGGGACCGGGGCACCGGCAGCACCACCGTGATAACGGGACTGGGACCAGTCCCGGGATAACGGAACAGAACCGGGACCGGGGCATCGGCAGCACCACCGTGATAACGGGACTGGGAGCAGTCCCGGGATCACGGAACAGAACCGGGACCGGGGCACCGGCAGCACCACCGTGATAACGGGACTGGGACCAGTCCCGGGATCAAGGAACAGAACCTGGGCACCGGCAGCACCACCGTGATAACGGGACTGGGGGCAGTCCCGGGATCAAGGAACAGAACCGGGGCACCGGCAGCACCACCGTGATAACGAGACTGGGACCAGTCCCGGGATAACGGAACAGAACCGGGACCGGGGCACCGGCAGCACCACCGTGATAACGGGACTGGGAGCAGTGACCCTGGGATGCCCCAGATTCCATCGCCGCCCCAACCAGCAGCTCGTCAATAATGTTAACAATATAAGTTATGCACAAACACACCCACAAACAAGGGGTACCAAGTAAAGGGGCCCCCCCAGGAGCACAGACCGTCCCTGTCCGGCAGGGGGCGCCATGCGGCGGAGCGGGACAGCGCAGCCTCCTTCTGATTGGCTGCTAGCGAGTGGGCGGGGCCGAGAAGCCAAaaggcggcgggggggggggggcggccaATCAGAATCACCCATCTGCGGCTgaggggaggggcggggccggtTGCTAGGGGCGTGTGTTCGGTGGGCGTGGTCTTGGGCAAAGGGGGCGTGTCCTGGGGGCGTGGCCAGGCGGGAGGGGGCGTGTCCCGCCCGCTGCGGGAAGAtggcgcgggcgggcgggctcGGGGCGCTgcggcggggctgcggcgggacCCCCGGCTGCGGCGGGACCCCCGGCGGAGCGCGGTGAGCACGGCCCCTCCTCGGCCCCGGCACAGCTTCCCCCCCCCGCACCCGATCGCCCCTCCAGGGACCCgcgtctcccctcagcccctgctgcccccccccccccgcttcccCCCCTCAGGGTTTCGCTCTCGGGTCCCCTGGCGCGGCGCCCTCCCCGCGGTTAATGCCTCACCGGGAGGGACAAGGTCCGGGCggtggagggggagggagggagggaggggacgGGACTCGGCTTCCCTGTGTCTCCCTGGGCTCCCGGCCCAGCCCCCGCATCCTCCTGGGGCGCAGCAGCGAGGCTGCCCCGCCGCATCGGGGTcaccctggggctggggtgtcCTGGGGGAGCGGCCTTCAGTGCTCCTTGTTCCCCTGGCCCCGCGTTCCCCTTGCTCCGCTTCCCCCTGGCTTCGTGTTCCCCTGGGCCCACACCCCCTTCGCCCcatccccctgccaccccccccccccagcctgcagccctggtCCAGCGGGGGCAGTGGGGATCAatcccccacacacacagcctggGACAGCGGGGGCAGTGGGGATcaattccccccccccccagcctgggaCAGAAGGTGCTGCACCCCCACATTCCCCACACCCCCCTCGAAAGTGCCCTTGCACCCCCATATTCCCTGCACCCCCGtattccccacccccccctgaGAAGTGCCCCTGCACCCCCACATTCCCCACACTCCCATATTCCCCACACCCCCCTCCAAAGTGCTCCTGCACCCCCATATTCCCCACACCCTTTACAAAGTGCCCCTGCCCCCCCATATTCTCCACACCCCCCTCCAAAGTGCCCCTGCCTCCCCACATTCCCCACACCCCCCTCCAAAGTGCCCCTGCCCCCCCATATTCCCCACACCCCCTCCAAAGTGCCCCTGCCCCCCCACATTCCCCACACCCCCCTCCAAAGTGCCCCTGCCCCCCCATATTCCCCACACCCCCTCCAAAGTGCCCCTGCCCCCCCATATTCCCCACACCCCCTCCAAAGTGCCCCTGCCCCCCCACATTCCCCACACCCCCCTCCAAAGTGCCCCTGCACCCCCATGTTCCCCACACCCCCAtattccccaccccccctccaAAGAGCTCCTGCACCCCCATATTCCCCACACCCCCCTCCAAAGTGCCCCTGCACCCCCATAttccccaccccctcctccaAAGTGCTCCTGCACCCCCACATTCCCCACACCCCCCTCCAAAGtgcccctgctcccttccccctGCGGTGAGATGCAGCCCCCCAAGCTGGGtgatgccccccccccccccaggagcCAGATGTTGCCCCCCAGGACCCCACCGGTGCCAGGCAGGATCATCTTTAGGTCCCGTTTTGCCCTCAACCCGTTCCTGGCTGGTGTTTGCTCTGGCgaggggggggtggtggtggtggggggggatGTCCTGGGTGCTCCCCCCGAGCTGAGccccccctgcctgccaggggGTACTCACGGGACACCGAGGGCAGCTGGTTCCGCTCCCTCTTCGTGCACAAGGTGGATCCCCGCAAGGACGCACATTCCAACCTCCTCTCCAAGAAGGAGACCAGCAACCTCTACAAGATCCAATGTGAGTGGCCCGGAGGGGGTGTATACCCTGCTGGGCACCCCCCCACTATCCCCATGTGGACCCCCCCTCCACCCAGGGTCTCGGCTCCCACCCTGGcagcccctctctcctctccctgcagttCACAACGTCAAGCCCGAGTGCCTGGATGCCTACAACAGCCTGACGTGAgcccccccaacacacacacacacaaacatcaGGGGGGGGCTGTCCAGTGGGGTGTTGGGGGTGCTGCTTGGGAGTGAGGGGAGTGGGAGAGCTCCTACAGAGGTCCTTGAGacccctcctcaccccccacGGGTGGGTCTGTGCCCCCGCtccttgcctcagtttcccttcctGTGAAATGGAtgcacccccctcccccccgggGCTGCTCTGTCTGTCCCCAGATCCCctgtgtggggctggaaggggaaaTGGGGGTACTGGGAGCATTCTGGGGTCActgcccacccccccagccgcccccccccccctgtggccctgcagggaggaggtgctACCCAAGCTCCACTCGGACCCCGACTACCCCTGTGACCTGGTGGGCAACTGGAACACCTGGTATGGCGAGCAGGACCAGGCAGGTGAGGGCGGGCAGGCTCTCaggtggggggagagggatgggagctgctgggtgggCTTTTTGGGGTGTTTCCCCCCATTCCCCAGCCCCACTCTCTCCTTCCAGTCCACCTCTGGCGCTTCTCGGGCGGGTACCCAGCCCTCATGGACTGCATGAACAAGCTCAAGCAGAACAAGGTACCACCGGGACGGGGGGGgtccagagctgccccagctctgcctcttgcCCCTGTctgacccccccaccccaaaaccctTGGCTGGGGTGTCCCCAGGAGTACCTGGACTTCCGCAAGGAGAGGAGCCGGATGCTGCTGTCCCGCAggaaccagctgctgctggagttcAGCTTCTGGAACGAGCCCCTGCCCCGCCAAGGACCAAACATCTACGAGCTCAGGACCTACAAGCTGAAGGTGGGGGGGCAGCCTATGCCTTGGGGTGGCCTTTGGGGTCAATACATTCCTGTGGTGAGGGTCCTGCCTGACACTCTGGGGGAGCAGCCCCTCCAGGTTCCTCCCTCCTCAGCGAGGAGACCCCCAGCACGTGGGATCTGGCTGCTcactctggggtttttttttcctccccatttcCAGCCAGGGACCATGATTGAATGGGGAAACAACTGGTAAGCAACTCTTCTCCTGGAACAGGGGGAGCCAAGGTGGGAaaaggtccccctggagcccGGGGGGGTCCTTGGGTGACTCCCCCCACCCCGTTTTTCCCCACCACGTGCCAGGGCTCGGGCCATCAAGTACCGGCAGGAGAACCAGGAGGCTGTGGGTGGGTTCTTCTCCCAGATTGGGGAGCTCTACGTTGTCCACCACCTCTGGGGTAAGGTAACCccactgggggggggggctgggggggcatAGGGGTCCCTGGGTGccagccccctccccttcctgcagcctACAGGGACCTGCAGTCTCGGGAGGAGACCAGGAATGCAGCCTGGAGGAAGAGGGGTTGGGACGAGAATGTCTACTACACTGGTGAGTGGGACCccccctgcccatgctggggagCCCCCCACCCATACTTGGGACCCCTGCCCGTGCCAGGGACTCCCTGCCCTCACCTCTCTCTTGCTTCCTTTTCCAGTCCCGCTGATCCGGACCATGGAATCACGGATCATGATTCCACTGAAGATCTcacccctgcagtgagcaggggtCTGCACCGGGGGGTCTGCCTGCCCATGGGGGGACCCAcgccctgcctgcacccctgcctgcacccccaccctgctggggaggggctgaGAGGGTgtctcctttccccccccccatctccccAACCCCGTTTTGGGGTGCCCTGTGAGGGatgagagcagggagggggctgtggcCAGGGAGCCCCCCCATCCTGCGGCAGGTCCCCAGGTGCTGCACGGGGGGGCTGGGTGGGCTGCAGAggttgggggagggggggggtgtctTTAATTACCCCCGTGGGTGACTTTCCTGTGGGTGCCTGCCCACCCGTGGGGCATCaccaattaaatatttaatatgcCCATGTCTGGTCCTCTGGGGGCAGAGAGCGTGGGGGGGGGAGAACAGAATAGAACCCCAAGGGTGCCCCCTGCACCAAGGGGCGACCACCCTGCACCAAAGGACCCCCACCCTTGGGTGCCCTGATACACTGAGGCCTTTCCCCACACCCCTGGACACCCCCAGAGCCATGGGGGACCCCAACCATGCTTACCCTCAAGCCCCTGGACACCCCCAGAGCCATGGGGGACCCCAAGCATGCTCACCCCCAAGCCCCTGGACGCCCCCAGAGCCATGGGGGACCCCAAGCATGCTCACCCCCAAGCTCCTGGACGCCCCCAGAGCCATGGGGGACCCCAACCATGCTCACCCCCAAGCCCCTGGATGCCCCCAGAGCCATGGGGGACCCCAAGCATGCTCACCCCCAAGCTCCTGGACGCCCCCAGAGCCATGGGGGACCCCAAGCATGCTCACCCCCAAGCCCCTCGACACCCCCAGAGCCATGGGGGACCCCAAGCATGCTCACCCCCAAgtccctggacacccccagAGCCATGGGGGACCCCCACCATCCTCACCCCCCAAGCCCCTGGACGCCCCCAGAGCCACGGGAAACCCCTGACAGTGCCCCCCCCCCATGCCTCGGGAGCCCCTAGTGTCATTAAAGACCCCCAACCCTGCCCCCCAAGGCTCTGGACACCCCCAGTGCCATCAGGACCCCCCCCCCGGGCCACCTCCCGTCCCGCCGCTCCCCTCGACCCAGCCGGGGGTCCCCGACCCGTGAGGCCACGCCCCCTCCCGGTGAAGCCACGCCCCCTCCCGGTGAAGCCACGCCCCCCTCCCCAGCGGTCCTCCAGCAGGCGTCTCCGCTAGGGGGCGCCTTCACCGGCTGCGGCTCTGCCTGCGCTCGTTGGCGCCTGGGGCGTCACTTCCGGGCGGCGctgaggggagcggggcggTGAGTGAGGGtcgggccgggcccgggggtTTAGGGGGGCTCCGGGCCCGGTGTGCTGGGGTTTAGGGGGACTCTGGGCCCGGTGTGCTGGGGTTTAGGGGGCTCTGGGCCCGGTGTGCTGGGGTTTAGGGGGACTCTGGGCCCGGTGTGCTGGGGTTTAGGGGGACTCTGGGCCCGGTGTGCTGGGGTTTAGGGGGCTCTGGGCCCGGTGTGCTGGGGTTTAGGGGGGCTCCGGGCCCGGTGTGCTGGGGTTTAGGGGGCTCTGGGCCCGGTGTGCTGGGGTTTAGGGGGGCTCCGGGCCGGGTGTGCTGGGGTTTAGGGGGTCACCGGGCCCGGTGTGCTGGGGTTTAGGGGGCTCCGGGCCCGGTGTGCTGGGGTTTAGGGGGCTCCGGGCCCGGTGTGCTGGGGCTTAGGGGGCTCCGGGCCCGGTGTGCTGGGGCTTAGGGGGCTCCGGAGGAGCACAGGCCCCAGAGCTGTTGTGCTGGGATTTAGGGGGGGTCCTCCAAGCCTGGTGTGTTGGTTTGGGGGGGACTCAGGAGGAGTGGGGTCTTCGGGCCCGGTGCGCTGGGGGTTTTCaggaggctgagagctgggatgGGAGAAGCTGGAGGGCAGAAAGCCTCGGactgggtgggcagggaggggccgggggggtgggcagggtgTGCGGGGGCCCTCTGGGCTGGGAGGCTCCACAACCCGAGGCCGGCTGGAGCCTGCCCAAATCCCAGGCAGCTTtggcccccccccccaagggACGATGGCTTTGCCTCCTGTTCCCCAGGCCGTGGGTGGCAGCACCATGTCCTCAGAGTCCAGCAAGAAGAGGAAACCCAAAGTGATCCGCACGGACGGGGCCCCGCAGGAGGGCAAGCGGGGGGGGCAAGGGCGATGCCGACCAGGTGGGACCCCTTCCCTGGGGCTCTGCCCacccctgctccttcctcacctCCTTCTTCTCTATGGGAAGCTGGGGGACTCTTCTCCCAGAGCCCAGCCAGCTCCCAACGCCTCTGAAATTCCCCTCTGgatttctgcagctgcctccagctccctcagcaaaCACGGAGCTCCGGGAGGCGACGGGGACACGGGGAGAGGGAGGATGGGGCTGGAAGGGCTCTCAGGGGCTTGCTGGTGGGCTCAAAACACTCCCACAAGCAGAGGGGTTTATCCTGGTGCAGGATATGCTTATCCTTGGATGTATTTGTCCTTGGATATGGCTGGTGCAGGACAGGTACCACAACCATCTTAAGAGGCAGCCTGAAATTCCCAGGCTTGTTAATGCCCGGGGCTGTTTGTGTCCAGGGTTGCGAGTTCTCCCCGTGTGTAAAGTCTCCTGGGGTGTGGGGTAATGGGCAGAAGCAGGGATGGAGACCCCCTGGCTCCTTTCccaggggaggtgggaggcaggagctgcagctgtgccctgtgccCCGGCAGGACGGGCGGTACTACAGCGAGGAGGGTGAGGTGGATCTGCGAGACCCCATCAAAGACTACGAGCTCTACAGAGACACTTGCCAGGAGCTCCAGAGGCTGATGGCAGAAATCCAGGAGCTGAAGAGCCGGGGCATCAAGGACAATGTAAGGAGGAGCCTCGGGGCTTGGTTTGACATGTTCTGGTCTTGGGTGTTTTCCTGTTGATCCGAGCGGGACGGGAGGAGACGTCGCGCTGGCTTCT
The sequence above is a segment of the Apus apus isolate bApuApu2 chromosome 16, bApuApu2.pri.cur, whole genome shotgun sequence genome. Coding sequences within it:
- the NIPSNAP1 gene encoding protein NipSnap homolog 1 translates to MARAGGLGALRRGCGGTPGCGGTPGGARGYSRDTEGSWFRSLFVHKVDPRKDAHSNLLSKKETSNLYKIQFHNVKPECLDAYNSLTEEVLPKLHSDPDYPCDLVGNWNTWYGEQDQAVHLWRFSGGYPALMDCMNKLKQNKEYLDFRKERSRMLLSRRNQLLLEFSFWNEPLPRQGPNIYELRTYKLKPGTMIEWGNNWARAIKYRQENQEAVGGFFSQIGELYVVHHLWAYRDLQSREETRNAAWRKRGWDENVYYTVPLIRTMESRIMIPLKISPLQ